TATGCGTGTTTGCAGGCACAGTTGACAAACATCGGTCAAAAAATCTATAGAAAAATACTCGTTACGACGATAGATTCCCAACCATAGCTTGTTGCCATGCTTATTAAACCCTTCATAATACGGTAGTTGAAAATCTGGCAATATCAATTTATCGGTAACGGGTTGAGAGAAACCAACCCGTTCTTTAAGTAGTTCAAAAAAGCGAAGTTCATTCACGTTAAGCTGCTCATAAAACTCGTCTTTATGGTGAAATATAAGCTGCTCTATTTTTTTACTTGCTTCGGGTATATCATCCGAATAAATTAATACCGGGCAACAGCATATTTGATTGGTTTTTGGAAAGCGTACATATAAGTACCAATAGTTACTTATTGCCGAAGAAATAAAATTAAGGTTGCCTGTAAAGAACGGCACAAAAGTTTGAGAACTATCTACCAGGTTTATTTTAACCTGTGGTTGGTGGGTAAACAGGTCGAATATATCTTTATAAACACCTTCGGTTAGCCAGCCTTCGGAGTTGAATATAGTATCAGCAACGTACGAGCTAACCATGTTAGGACGCTGATCAGCGTTCAATTCATAATTTATAGCAGCGGCAAGCATGCTGTACTCCAAATCTTCAAGCATGTTGCTGTTAATATTAAAGAACAATTGCTGCCTTGTACCGAAACACACCTCTGTAGCACCGGCGCGCTGTGCTATCAACAAAATTTCGTATAGGTCGCCGGCGGATACTACCCCGCCGCATAGATTAACCTTGACCGTATGTTGTTGCGTTTCCATATTATGCTTGCAAAGCAGTATTTAAACTTTCCTCCAATAAACGTTTAACCTCCGGGCGGCATGAGCCACAACCGGTACCTGCTCCGGTAGCCGAGCATATATCTATAAGCGCTGTATATCCTTCGGCAATTTTTTTGCGAATGTTATCTGCCCCAACATTGTTGCAGCTGCACACCAGCTTGCCTAATACCGGCTCTGCTTTATTGCCGCTGCGCAATAATTGCAAACGCTTACCACTTAACTCTGTTTTATTAGCAATAAGCTCTCTAAACTCATTAAACTCACTTTTATCGCCAATCAATATCGTGCCTACCAACCTGTCATTATGAATAATGCATTTTTTATAGTAGCGCTTGGCTTTATCAATAAATACAATTTCTTCAAAAGTATCATCCGGGCATTCAGACAGGCCGATGCTGCACAGGTCAAACCCATGTATTTTGATGATATTCATAAACAGGCTGCCTTTATAGTAGCTGGCAATATCGCCGTTCATGTAGCGCGCAACCACTTCTGCCTGTTGCTCGGCGGCTGCGGTAATACCGTAAAGCGTTCCCTCAAACTCAGCTATTTCGCCGATAGCATAAATGTTGGGGTCGCTTGTTATAAGGCGTTCGTTTACTACTACACCCCGTTTGCAATCCAACCCGCAAGCTTTAGCGAGTTCGAGGTTAGGCGTGGTACCAATTGACAGTATCATGGCATCACAATCTATTTTACGTCCGCTTTTCAGGCCTACCCCAGTCAGTTTATTTCGCCCGTAAAAAAGCTGCACTTCGTCGTCATAATAAATGTCGCAACCCTGGTCAACCATTTCCTCGTGTAATAGCTGGCTGCCTAATTCATCCAACTGTCGGTTTAAAAAGCGCGATGTTCGTTGTAAAATGGTAATGTGAATGCCTATTTCACGTAGTGAGGCAGCCATTTCCAACCCTAACAGACCGCCGCCCACAATGAGCACGTGCCCGCCTTTGGGTACGTGCTTCCTAAAATTATCGGCATCAGTGCGGTTGCGCATGGTGAATATGCCGGGGAGCAATGGAACATTTTTAGGTACCGAAGCGCGGCTGCCTGTGGCCATTAACAGCACATCATAGGTGGTTTTACATCCTCTGGAATCAATTACATATTTTTCATTCCGGTTCACCTCTTCTACACTAATCCCACGTAGTAACTGTATGTTATAAGCCGGTTCTTCTGAGTCTTTCATTTTTACCAGTTGATCCCAACTTTGCTCGCCGCTTATATAATCGGGCAACATTACACGGTTATAAAACGGGAAGTTCTCTTTACTAAAGATGGTAATCTCATCGTCCGGGTTTAGTTCGCGGTACGATTTTACAAAACCATATGATCCTGCCCCGGCACCTATTACCACAATATGCTGCTTGGGCTTGGTATATTTGGTTATGCTTACCGCACAAAATTTAAAGTCAGGCTCCTTTGATACAGGGTCAATAAGATCATTTGTAAGATTATTGGCACGGTTAAGATCGCTACCCAGTATTTTACCCCAGTGCATTGGTAAAAATATAACGCCCTGTTTTATCTCGGTAGAAATATGGACTTTAACCCGCACCTCCCCTCTGCGCGATTTAATGACAGCTATATCGCCGTCAGTCAAACCCAGCCCGTTTGCATCATTAGGATGTATTTCAACAAAAGCTTGCTTGTAATGCTGGTTAAGCTTGTTCACCTTTGCGGTTTTACTCATTGTATGCCACTGATCTCGTATACGACCGGTGGTAAGCACAAAAGGGTAATTACTATCTGTATTTTCGCTGGTGAGTTCATCTGGTACTGCATGTATGCAGGCCTTTTGTGTTGGGGTGTAAAATTGCCGGTTGATAAACAGGCGACTACTGTCTTTTACGTATCGTTTCTTTTTATACGGCCATTGCACCGAACCATGCTCTTTAATGATATCATAATTAAGCCCGCTGATATCTATGTTGGTTTTTGCCGTCAGGCGTACATGTTCGGCATAAATGTCGGCCGGTTTTTGGTAATCAAAACCGTTGAACCCCATTTTGCGAGCAAAGCGACATATAATCTCCGCATCGGGCAAAGCTTCGCCGGGAGCGTCAACGGCTTTGTGCAGGTAACTTATGCGCCTTTCAGAATTGGTCATGGTACCCTCTTTTTCTGCCCAGGCCGCGGCAGGTAGTATCACATCAGCATATTGCAGAGTTTCGGGTTTGTTGCTGATGTCCTGCACGACAACGTAATTCGCTTTTTTAAGGACCTCCTCAGCTAATCTCGCATTTGGCAAACTTGTAAGCGGATTGGTGCAGATGATCCATATGGCCTTAAGCCGACCGTCATGTAACGCTTCAAACATTTCGGTAGCCGTTAATCCCGGTTTTGGGTTTATAGCATTTCCACCCCAAAACTTCTGTACCTCTTCACGATGCACAGGGTTATTCAAATCCCGGTGTGCGGGCATCAGGTTTGATAAACCGCCAACCTCCCGGCCGCCCATTGCATTAGGCTGACCAGTGAGCGACAATGGCCCCGAACCTGGTTTGCCGATATGGCCTGTTATTAAGTTGAGATTTATAAGGCTAAGATTTTTATTTACGCCGATTGCACTCTGGTTAAGCCCCATCGTCCACATTGTAATAAAGCCCTTGGCTTCGCTGATGTAAAGTGCTGCCAAACGTATATCACTTTCTGTTACGCCGCAAATTTCAGCTGCTTCGGCAATAGTCCGTTTAAAAACAATTGCGCTGTACTGCTCAAAGCCTTCGGCATGGTTGGTTATAAAATCCAGGTCAATGTCGCCATTCTCTATCAGCACCCTGCCAATGGCATGGTTAAGCGTTACATCTGTACCCGGATTTATCTGTAAATGCAGGTCGGCCAAGGCGCAGGTATCGGTAACCCGGGGGTCAACTACGATGATCTTTACATCAGGATTAGCCGCTTTGTGCGCCTCTACCCGTCGCCATAAAATTGGATGGCACCAGGCGGGGTTAGCGCCTGTAACATAAAACAGGTCGGCCAGTTCAATATCATCATAACAAACGGGTACGCAATCCTCGCCCAATGCCATTTTATAACCTACTACAGCGCTGCTCATACACAAACGCGAGTTGGTATCAATATTATTACTGCCAATAAAACCCTTTATGAGTTTATTTATCACATAATATTCTTCGGTTAAACATTGTCCGGATGCATAAAACGCCACTGAGTCTGGTCCGTATTTATTGATGAACGTTTTAAACACGGCGGCGGTGCGGTTAAGGGCGTCATCCCACGAAACACGCTGCAGCGGCATATTTTTATTGTACCGCATTTGCGGATAAAGCAAACGATCACTTTTGTCATTAACCGTATAGTGCAGGTTCATGCCCTTGCTGCAAAGCATGCCCTTATTAACCGGGTAATCCTTATTACCTTCAACGGTAATTGAGCCGTTCCGCTCTTTATTGATAAGTACGCCACAGCCAACCCCGCAGTAGCAGCAAGTGGATGTAACACGCGTATCTTTTTTATTTTTGGACGGCATAACAGCAATTTGATTAGGCAACGGTACTGGTGAGCAATTGGCTATCGGTTTCAGGCTTTAATGCCGGTTGCTTTTGGAAGCGCGTGAGTAATACGATGACAGACGCAGCAATAACCACATAACCTATGTAGGTAAAGGCCTGCACATAGGTAATACTTTCTGCTTTAAACAGCATACCAAAGAACATGCCGCCTAAATTACCGCCGGCACCCACAATGCCACTTACCAAACCGACGTTTTTAGAGTTTATAAAAGGTACTATACCATAAGTGGCACCGTTGGACATCTTGAGAAATAGCGCAAACGTTAACATGGAGATTATGGCCAGCGTAAGTGAACCCGCCTGCGCAAATATGATAAGCCCTATACCTTCTAATAACAGCACTCCAGCCAGCAGTAATCCTTTGCCGCGCAAACCAAATCTGGCGCCTACCTTGTCGGACACGATGCCGCCCATGGCACGGGCAAAAATATTCATGAAACCGAACACGCCTGCCCAAAAACCTGCGCTGCTTTGCGGCAAGCCAAACGTATCAACAAAATGCAGTGAGGCTACATTGTCAAACGTTATCTCCATACCAAAACACATACCATAAGCAATGGTTAGCGCCCATATACGCCAGTCGGAAAGTACGCTCCAATCGGTTTTCGTATCCTTATTTTGCGTATAGCCAATTTCATCGTAGTTCCCGTTTGGGGTGTCCTTAGTGTATCTGTTATACAAAAATGCTACCGCAAGCATCATTACCCCGGGCAAAATCATTGCATAACGCCAGGCTTGCGCATCGGTATAACCAAAGCTTACAATTGCGGCAAAAATCAGTGGCATTACCATGTTGGTTATGCCACCACCCAAATTACCCCAGCCACCGGTAATGGCGTTCGCTGTACCTTTTATCTGCGGAGCAAACATCATGGATGTATGGAACTGCGTAATTACAAAGGATGCGCCGATAACCCCTATTGCCAGCCTGAACAGTAAAAACGTGGTATAATCATTAGCCAGGCCAACCAGAAATACGGGTATGGAACCTACAAGCAGTAACCTTACAGCCGTTTTACGAGGCCCCCAGGTATCACATAATTTACCAATTATAAGGCGGGCTATAATAGTAGCCGTTACAGATGCGATGATGATGTTACCTACCTGGGCTTTACTAAGGCCCAATTCGGCACGAATGGTTGGCATTAGGGGTGCCAACCCGAACCATCCAAAAAAACAAACAAAGAACATGAGCCAGGTGATATGAAAAGTGCGCATTTGCACACCTTTTATCGAGAATATGTTGATCTTATTCAGTTGGTTTTTCATTTGTGATTGTTTTGATTTGTGGTGATAATTAAATTATATGCGAAAAGATGAATGGTTATTTATTTAAAAACTCCGGCTTTATGTTTAATTGCAAATAAGCCCACATGGGTTGTAGTTCAGCAGTGCCGGGTGTAATACCCTTGGCATATTCCATACTGTGTGTTGCTGCCATATAGCTAAAGCCTAAATCGA
This Mucilaginibacter defluvii DNA region includes the following protein-coding sequences:
- a CDS encoding rubredoxin; the encoded protein is METQQHTVKVNLCGGVVSAGDLYEILLIAQRAGATEVCFGTRQQLFFNINSNMLEDLEYSMLAAAINYELNADQRPNMVSSYVADTIFNSEGWLTEGVYKDIFDLFTHQPQVKINLVDSSQTFVPFFTGNLNFISSAISNYWYLYVRFPKTNQICCCPVLIYSDDIPEASKKIEQLIFHHKDEFYEQLNVNELRFFELLKERVGFSQPVTDKLILPDFQLPYYEGFNKHGNKLWLGIYRRNEYFSIDFLTDVCQLCLQTRIGQLYITPWKSLLIKNIDNNDKSAWGRLLNKHRLNVRHAANELNWQTEDQCREGLELKKQLVREFEEADLRTYRLCFAIKTQARSGLFGSIILKKRDADWDVMYTRDFNPNSKDFVTYKKRVPRNGLSKSLEELCQLYYNFYSDNEPDIAVTGKADNTYGSLPDTKQVYQCVHCLSIYDDAYGDELKGIAAGTDFNVLNDYDCPVCSAPKQDFILINWSVTTQSL
- a CDS encoding MFS transporter, with the protein product MKNQLNKINIFSIKGVQMRTFHITWLMFFVCFFGWFGLAPLMPTIRAELGLSKAQVGNIIIASVTATIIARLIIGKLCDTWGPRKTAVRLLLVGSIPVFLVGLANDYTTFLLFRLAIGVIGASFVITQFHTSMMFAPQIKGTANAITGGWGNLGGGITNMVMPLIFAAIVSFGYTDAQAWRYAMILPGVMMLAVAFLYNRYTKDTPNGNYDEIGYTQNKDTKTDWSVLSDWRIWALTIAYGMCFGMEITFDNVASLHFVDTFGLPQSSAGFWAGVFGFMNIFARAMGGIVSDKVGARFGLRGKGLLLAGVLLLEGIGLIIFAQAGSLTLAIISMLTFALFLKMSNGATYGIVPFINSKNVGLVSGIVGAGGNLGGMFFGMLFKAESITYVQAFTYIGYVVIAASVIVLLTRFQKQPALKPETDSQLLTSTVA
- a CDS encoding molybdopterin-dependent oxidoreductase; amino-acid sequence: MPSKNKKDTRVTSTCCYCGVGCGVLINKERNGSITVEGNKDYPVNKGMLCSKGMNLHYTVNDKSDRLLYPQMRYNKNMPLQRVSWDDALNRTAAVFKTFINKYGPDSVAFYASGQCLTEEYYVINKLIKGFIGSNNIDTNSRLCMSSAVVGYKMALGEDCVPVCYDDIELADLFYVTGANPAWCHPILWRRVEAHKAANPDVKIIVVDPRVTDTCALADLHLQINPGTDVTLNHAIGRVLIENGDIDLDFITNHAEGFEQYSAIVFKRTIAEAAEICGVTESDIRLAALYISEAKGFITMWTMGLNQSAIGVNKNLSLINLNLITGHIGKPGSGPLSLTGQPNAMGGREVGGLSNLMPAHRDLNNPVHREEVQKFWGGNAINPKPGLTATEMFEALHDGRLKAIWIICTNPLTSLPNARLAEEVLKKANYVVVQDISNKPETLQYADVILPAAAWAEKEGTMTNSERRISYLHKAVDAPGEALPDAEIICRFARKMGFNGFDYQKPADIYAEHVRLTAKTNIDISGLNYDIIKEHGSVQWPYKKKRYVKDSSRLFINRQFYTPTQKACIHAVPDELTSENTDSNYPFVLTTGRIRDQWHTMSKTAKVNKLNQHYKQAFVEIHPNDANGLGLTDGDIAVIKSRRGEVRVKVHISTEIKQGVIFLPMHWGKILGSDLNRANNLTNDLIDPVSKEPDFKFCAVSITKYTKPKQHIVVIGAGAGSYGFVKSYRELNPDDEITIFSKENFPFYNRVMLPDYISGEQSWDQLVKMKDSEEPAYNIQLLRGISVEEVNRNEKYVIDSRGCKTTYDVLLMATGSRASVPKNVPLLPGIFTMRNRTDADNFRKHVPKGGHVLIVGGGLLGLEMAASLREIGIHITILQRTSRFLNRQLDELGSQLLHEEMVDQGCDIYYDDEVQLFYGRNKLTGVGLKSGRKIDCDAMILSIGTTPNLELAKACGLDCKRGVVVNERLITSDPNIYAIGEIAEFEGTLYGITAAAEQQAEVVARYMNGDIASYYKGSLFMNIIKIHGFDLCSIGLSECPDDTFEEIVFIDKAKRYYKKCIIHNDRLVGTILIGDKSEFNEFRELIANKTELSGKRLQLLRSGNKAEPVLGKLVCSCNNVGADNIRKKIAEGYTALIDICSATGAGTGCGSCRPEVKRLLEESLNTALQA